TTCGGGCCGCTGGGTGGAGGCGGACTTCAAGGTTGCCGTCGCGGGAGAAGAGAAGATCCTCACCGTCGTCAGCGCCTACGTCCATTCCGGCGAAGTGGATACGCCCAAGCAGGTCGACAAGTACCGCTTCCTCGACACGATGGCCGCCCGGCTGCCCGCCCTGGCACAGACGAGCGACTTCGTGCTGGTGGTGGGGGACCTGAACGTGGGACACACGCCCCTGGACATCAAGAACTGGAAGGGCAACGTCAAGCGCGCAGGTTTCCTCCCCGAGGAACGTGCCTACTTTGACCGCTTCTTCGGTGAGGAAATCGGTTACACCGACGTCCACCGATCCCTGGCCGGCGAGGTCAACGGACCGTACACCTGGTGGAGCTGGCGCGGACAGGCGTTCGACAATGACTCCGGCTGGCGGATCGACTACCACATGGCCACGCCGGAGCTGGCGGCACGGGCCGTCACCGCCGTCGTCGACCGTGCCCCCTCGTACGACTCGCGCTTCTCAGACCACGCTCCAGTAGTGATCGACTACCAGTTCTAAGGGTTTCCTCCATGACATCTGAGTCTTCCAGCAGCCGCCGGCGCATCCTCTCGGGTATGCAGCCGTCCGCCGATTCCCTGCATCTGGGCAACTACCTCGGCGCCTTGGTGAACTGGGTGAGGCTCCAGGACGAATACGACGCCTACTTCTTCATCCCGGACCTGCACGCCATCACGGTGCCGCAGGATCCCGAGGACCTGCGCAAGCGCACCCGCGTCACCGCTGCCCAGTACATCGCGGGCGGCGTCGACGTCGACAAGGCCACCCTGTTCGTGCAGTCCCAGGTGCCCGAGCACGCCCAGCTGGCCTGGGTGCTGAACTGCCTCACCGGATTCGGTGAGGCCTCCCGCATGACGCAGTTCAAGGACAAGCAGCAGCGCTTCGGGTCGGATTCGGCCAGCGTCGGACTGTTCACCTACCCGATCCTGCAGGTGGCCGACATTCTGCTCTACCAGCCGCACGGCGTGCCGGTGGGCGAAGACCAGCGGCAGCACGTGGAGCTGAGCCGGGACCTCGCCAAGCGGTTCAATACCCGCTTCGGCGAGACCTTCGTGGTGCCCGAGGTCTTTATCCAAAAAGCAGCAGCCAAGATTTACGACCTGCAGAACCCTTCGGCGAAGATGTCCAAGTCAGCCGCGTCGCCGGCAGGCCTGATCAACCTCCTCGATGAGGACAAGGTCATAGCCAAGCGGATCAAGTCGGCCGTGACCGACGACGGCAGCGAGATCCGTTTCGACCGCGACGCCAAGCCCGGGGTTTCGAACCTGTTGTCCATCTACTCCCTGATCAGCGGACGCAGCGTGGAAACACTGGAGAAGGAGTACGAGGGGAAGATGTACGGACACCTGAAGGTGGACCTTGCGGAGGTCGTCACCGAACACATCCGGCCCATCCGTGAACGTGCACTGCACCTGCTGGACGATCCGGCCGAGCTGGACCGCCTGCTCGCAGTGGGTGCTGCCAAGGCGCGGGAGTCGGCGTCGGTGACGCTCGCGGACGTGTACAACAAGGTCGGCTTCCTGCCGCTGGGCAGCGTTACCGCGTAATCCCATGAGAATCTCCGAATCCTACGACCAGGCCATGGCAGCAGGCAGCATGAACGGCAGCCACGCTCCTGCGTGCGATGCGCGCTGCGTGGGGATAGTGATTGCGGTTCCGGAGCCGATGGCGAGCGAGCTGAAGGCGGCACGGGCATCCTTCGGAGATCCCATGGCGGCGCTGATCCCTGCCCACATCACCTTGGTCACGACCACGGAAACGGACGACTGGGAAGCGACGTTGCAGCATGTGCGCAAAGTTGCCGCGGCGCAGGAACCGTTCCGGGTGACGCTGGAGGGGACCGCCACGTTCCGGCCGGTATCGCCGGTGGTCTTCCTGAACGTCGACGAGGGCTTCGATGAGTGCACGGCACTGCATAAGGAGCTCCAGAGCGGCCCGCTGGCCCGGGACCTGGCGTTCCCGTTCCACCCGCACGTTACGGTGGCGCACGATGTCAGCGAGCAGAGCATGGACGAAGCCGTTCGCCGGCTGGACAGCTATTCAGCAGGCTTTACGGTGGACTGCGTGGGCCTTTACGAGCACGATGCCACCGGCCTGTGGAAGCTGCAGGAGCACGTCCGGCTCGGATCCGGGAAGCAGCCGGACTAGGACTCCCTGCCCAGATCCAGATAGGTGCCGGCCCATGCGGCGATGATTGCCGCGGCACGTGCTGTCTGGGCCCGGTCCACCATCAGGTGGTCGCTGCCTTCCAGCGAAATGAAATTCCGGGGATGCCGCGCCGTCCGGAAGATCTCGCTCGCGTTGTCTATGCCCACGGTGTTGTCGGTGGGGGAGTGCATCACCAGCAGGGGCAGGTGCAGCTCCTTGATGCTGTCCGTGAGGTCATGACCCCGCAGGTCCTCAATCAGGTGCCGGCGGATTTCCAGTTCCCCGCCGCCCAGATCCACAGCTGCCGATCCCTGTTCGTGGATCCGGTCCAACTCTGATTCGAAGAGGTGGACTACATGTGAGGGACGGAAGGGCGCGGCGATGGTGACGACGGCGTCCAGTCCGGGAACCCGTGAAGCGGCCGCCAGGACGGCGGCGCCGCCGAGCGAATGTCCGACCAGCAGGGAGACCGGGCGTCCGCTGTCCGCCATGAAGCCGCAGGCACTGAGCACATCTGCCACCTTGGTACTGAAGCTGCCGTCTTCCCACCTGCCGGTGGAGCTGCCCAGCCCCGCGGCGTCGTAGCGGAGCACTCCGATGCCGTGGCCGGCCAGGGCCTTGGAGATCCGGGAGGCCGCGGCGCTGTTCTTTCCCAGCGTGAAGCCATGGCAGAAGACCGCCCAGGCGCGGGCTCCGCCGTCGGGGACATCAAGGGTTCCGGAGAGGGTGGTCCCGTTGACGCCGGAAAAGGACACAGATTCAAACGAAGGCATGGAGCAACTCTATCGAGTACGCAAAAGGCGCCGGTAAGCGGGGAAATCCGCTTGCCGGCGCCTAACGCAGGGAAGTACTTAGAGGGAACGGGCCAGGATGGCCTGCTTGACCTCTGAAATGGCCTTGGTGACCTGGATGCCGCGGGGGCATGCTTCCGAGCAGTTGAAGGTGGTGCGGCAGCGCCACACGCCTTCCTTGTCGTTCAGGATCTCCAGGCGCATATCTCCGGCGTCGTCACGCGAATCGAAGATGAAGCGGTGCGCGTTGACGATCGCCGCCGGGCCGAAGTACTGGCCGTCGGTCCAGAAGACGGGGCAGGAGGACGTGCACGCGGCGCAGAGGATGCACTTGGTGGTGTCGTCGAAGCGCTCACGGTCCTCGGCGGACTGCAGGCGTTCCTTCGTGGGCTCGTGGCCCTTGGTCACCAGGAACGGCATGATCTCGCGGTAGGACTGGAAGAACGGCTCCATGTCCACGATCAGGTCCTTTTCCACCGGCAGGCCCTTGATGGGCTCGACGAGGATGGGCTTGGACGTGTCCAGGTCCTTCAGCAGGGTCTTGCAGGCCAGGCGGTTGCGGCCGTTGATGCGCATGGCATCGGAGCCGCAGACACCGTGGGCGCAGGAACGGCGGAACGAAACCGAGCCGTCGTGCTCCCACTTGACCTTGTGCAGTGCGTCCAGCACGCGGTCCGTGCCGTACATGGTCAGCTTCCACTCATCCCAGTAGGCTTCGTCGGAAACCTCGGGGTTGTAGCGACGGACCTTCAAGGTGATTTCGAACGAGGGGATCTCTCCGCCGATTGACTCGGGGAGCTCCACCTTCGAGGCCGGCTCGGCGATTTCGGTTGTCATTAGTACTTCCTCACCATCGGCTCATAGCGCGTGAAAATGACCGGCTTGGTGTCCAACCGGATGCCGGCGGTGTGCTCGGTATTCTCGGCTTCGTCAACCTTGTAGGCCATCGAATGCTTCATGAAGTTCTCGTCATCGCGCTCCGGGAAGTCCTCGCGGAAGTGTCCGCCGCGGGATTCCGTGCGGTGCAGGGCGGCAACGCTCATGACTTTTGCCAGTTCCAGGAGGAAGCCAAGCTCCACGGCCTCGAGGAGGTCGAGGTTGAAGCGCTTGCCCTTATCCTGGACGCTGATTTTCTGGTAACGCTCCTCGAAGGAAGCGATGTCCTTCAGGACCTGCTGGATGGTTTCCGCGGTGCGGAACACCTGCATGTTCAGGTCCATGGTGTTCTGCAGGTCCCGGCGGATTTCGGAGACACGCTCGGTGCCTTCCGAATTCCGGACGTGGTCCAGCAGGTTGACCGTGTCCATTTCGGAGTTCTCCGGCAGATCGACGAAATCGGCGGTTAGGGCGTATTCGGCAGCGTAGATGCCGGCCCGCTTGCCGAAGACGTTGATGTCCAGCAGCGAGTTGGTGCCCAGACGGTTGGAACCGTGTACGGACACACAGGCGACTTCGCCGGCCGCGTACAGTCCGGGGATTACCGTGTCGTTGTCCTGGAGTACCTCGGCCTTGATGTTGGTGGGAATGCCGCCCATCACGTAGTGCGCCGTAGGGAACACCGGCACCGGTTCGGTGTAGGGCTCCACACCGAGGTAGGTGCGGGCAAACTCGGTGATGTCCGGAAGCTTCGCATCGATGTGTGCCGGTTCCAGGTGCGTCAGGTCCAGCAGGACGTAGTCCTTGTTCGGGCCGCAGCCGCGTCCCTCGCGTACCTCATTGGCCATGGAACGGGCCACGATGTCACGCGGCGCCAGGTCCTTGATGGTGGGGGCGTAGCGCTCCATGAAGCGTTCACCCTCGGAGTTGCGGAGGATGGCGCCTTCGCCGCGGGCGGCCTCGGAGAGGAGGATGCCCAGCCCGGCCAGGCCGGTCGGGTGGAACTGGATGAACTCCATGTCCTCCAGGGGAATGCCCCGGCGGAAGGCGATGCCCATGCCGTCACCGGTGAGGGTGTGTGCGTTGGACGTGGTCTTGTAGACCTTGCCGGCGCCGCCGGAGGCGAACACGACGGACTTGGCCTGGAAGATGTGCAGCTCGCCGGTGGCGAGGTCATAGGAAATGACACCCGCTACCCGCTTCTGGCCGTCGAGGTCGACGACGGTGATGAGGTCCAGGACGTAGTACTCGTTGTAGAACTCAACGTTGTGCTTGACGCAGTTTTGGTACAGCGTCTGCAGGATCATGTGGCCCGTGCGGTCTGCGGCATAGCACGCACGGCGTACGGGTGCCTTGCCGTGGTCACGGGTGTGCCCGCCGAAGCGGCGCTGGTCGATGCGTCCTTCGGGCGTGCGGTTGAACGGCAGGCCCATCTTTTCCAGGTCCAGCACGGCGTCAATGGCTTCCTTGGCCATGACCTCGGCTGCATCCTGGTCCACCAGGTAGTCACCGCCCTTGACGGTGTCGAAGGTGTGCCATTCCCAGTTGTCTTCTTCGACATTGGCCAGGGCCGCGCACATGCCGCCCTGCGCCGCACCGGTGTGGGAGCGGGTGGGGTACAGCTTGGTCAGTACCGCCGTACGTGCCCGCTGACCTGATTCGATGGCGGCACGCATACCGGCGCCGCCTGCGCCGACGATGACGACGTCGTACTTATGGACCTGCATAGCAGATGCTCTTTCTGTTGAAACTACTAGAAATTCGTGGGCGTACCCTGGTTGTCCTGCGCCGGCGTTAGCTGGCGCCGCAGAACTCCTGGAGCGTCTCAGCCGAGGCGCCTGCAAGGCAGGGGT
This genomic stretch from Arthrobacter sp. zg-Y1110 harbors:
- the trpS gene encoding tryptophan--tRNA ligase → MTSESSSSRRRILSGMQPSADSLHLGNYLGALVNWVRLQDEYDAYFFIPDLHAITVPQDPEDLRKRTRVTAAQYIAGGVDVDKATLFVQSQVPEHAQLAWVLNCLTGFGEASRMTQFKDKQQRFGSDSASVGLFTYPILQVADILLYQPHGVPVGEDQRQHVELSRDLAKRFNTRFGETFVVPEVFIQKAAAKIYDLQNPSAKMSKSAASPAGLINLLDEDKVIAKRIKSAVTDDGSEIRFDRDAKPGVSNLLSIYSLISGRSVETLEKEYEGKMYGHLKVDLAEVVTEHIRPIRERALHLLDDPAELDRLLAVGAAKARESASVTLADVYNKVGFLPLGSVTA
- a CDS encoding exodeoxyribonuclease III, which encodes MDSSGETLRIASVNVNGIRAAYKRGMADWLAGRDVDILCLQEVRAPDAILKDLLGDTWHVQHAECLDAKGRAGVAIASRTEPVAVREHIGDEYFARSGRWVEADFKVAVAGEEKILTVVSAYVHSGEVDTPKQVDKYRFLDTMAARLPALAQTSDFVLVVGDLNVGHTPLDIKNWKGNVKRAGFLPEERAYFDRFFGEEIGYTDVHRSLAGEVNGPYTWWSWRGQAFDNDSGWRIDYHMATPELAARAVTAVVDRAPSYDSRFSDHAPVVIDYQF
- the sdhA gene encoding succinate dehydrogenase flavoprotein subunit; the protein is MQVHKYDVVIVGAGGAGMRAAIESGQRARTAVLTKLYPTRSHTGAAQGGMCAALANVEEDNWEWHTFDTVKGGDYLVDQDAAEVMAKEAIDAVLDLEKMGLPFNRTPEGRIDQRRFGGHTRDHGKAPVRRACYAADRTGHMILQTLYQNCVKHNVEFYNEYYVLDLITVVDLDGQKRVAGVISYDLATGELHIFQAKSVVFASGGAGKVYKTTSNAHTLTGDGMGIAFRRGIPLEDMEFIQFHPTGLAGLGILLSEAARGEGAILRNSEGERFMERYAPTIKDLAPRDIVARSMANEVREGRGCGPNKDYVLLDLTHLEPAHIDAKLPDITEFARTYLGVEPYTEPVPVFPTAHYVMGGIPTNIKAEVLQDNDTVIPGLYAAGEVACVSVHGSNRLGTNSLLDINVFGKRAGIYAAEYALTADFVDLPENSEMDTVNLLDHVRNSEGTERVSEIRRDLQNTMDLNMQVFRTAETIQQVLKDIASFEERYQKISVQDKGKRFNLDLLEAVELGFLLELAKVMSVAALHRTESRGGHFREDFPERDDENFMKHSMAYKVDEAENTEHTAGIRLDTKPVIFTRYEPMVRKY
- a CDS encoding S9 family peptidase, coding for MPSFESVSFSGVNGTTLSGTLDVPDGGARAWAVFCHGFTLGKNSAAASRISKALAGHGIGVLRYDAAGLGSSTGRWEDGSFSTKVADVLSACGFMADSGRPVSLLVGHSLGGAAVLAAASRVPGLDAVVTIAAPFRPSHVVHLFESELDRIHEQGSAAVDLGGGELEIRRHLIEDLRGHDLTDSIKELHLPLLVMHSPTDNTVGIDNASEIFRTARHPRNFISLEGSDHLMVDRAQTARAAAIIAAWAGTYLDLGRES
- a CDS encoding succinate dehydrogenase iron-sulfur subunit; this translates as MTTEIAEPASKVELPESIGGEIPSFEITLKVRRYNPEVSDEAYWDEWKLTMYGTDRVLDALHKVKWEHDGSVSFRRSCAHGVCGSDAMRINGRNRLACKTLLKDLDTSKPILVEPIKGLPVEKDLIVDMEPFFQSYREIMPFLVTKGHEPTKERLQSAEDRERFDDTTKCILCAACTSSCPVFWTDGQYFGPAAIVNAHRFIFDSRDDAGDMRLEILNDKEGVWRCRTTFNCSEACPRGIQVTKAISEVKQAILARSL
- a CDS encoding 2'-5' RNA ligase family protein produces the protein MRISESYDQAMAAGSMNGSHAPACDARCVGIVIAVPEPMASELKAARASFGDPMAALIPAHITLVTTTETDDWEATLQHVRKVAAAQEPFRVTLEGTATFRPVSPVVFLNVDEGFDECTALHKELQSGPLARDLAFPFHPHVTVAHDVSEQSMDEAVRRLDSYSAGFTVDCVGLYEHDATGLWKLQEHVRLGSGKQPD